One segment of Aliidongia dinghuensis DNA contains the following:
- a CDS encoding ABC transporter substrate-binding protein codes for MKRRNFIAAASVVAGMPLAAVAQLGASARIGWIAGYRRQMSQPFVAAVRAGLSQHGYVEGRNLTIEERYPDDLQQVSVAVEELRRIPVDLFVTQGAATRSVIENAGPIPVVYVFSADPIEYGLAQSLARPTGNATGITLMMFDLAGKRLELLHEILPGLRRVAIVASPDHRGEARERQNAIAVANQLGIEIQYLPARSRAELDGRLSELASGGAEAVDVYPDPVTTGNRELIIEVATARGIPVISGWAMFAESGALCTYGPRLSDSYQRTAYYIDRILKGAKPAELPIEQPTVFDLVINMKTAKTLGIAIPSAILARSDQVIE; via the coding sequence ATGAAGCGCCGCAACTTCATCGCCGCTGCGAGCGTCGTGGCCGGAATGCCGCTCGCGGCCGTGGCGCAGCTGGGTGCAAGCGCGCGCATCGGTTGGATCGCCGGCTACAGACGCCAGATGTCGCAGCCCTTCGTCGCGGCGGTACGGGCCGGCCTCAGCCAGCACGGGTATGTGGAGGGGCGCAATCTCACCATCGAGGAACGGTATCCCGACGACTTGCAGCAGGTTTCGGTCGCGGTTGAGGAATTGCGGCGCATTCCAGTCGATCTGTTTGTGACGCAGGGAGCCGCAACTCGCAGCGTCATCGAGAATGCCGGTCCGATCCCGGTTGTCTACGTCTTCAGCGCCGACCCGATCGAGTATGGACTGGCGCAAAGCCTGGCCCGTCCGACCGGCAACGCGACCGGCATCACGTTGATGATGTTCGACCTCGCCGGCAAGCGGCTGGAACTGCTGCATGAGATCCTGCCGGGGTTGCGTCGCGTCGCGATCGTCGCCAGCCCCGACCATCGCGGCGAAGCCCGCGAACGCCAGAACGCTATCGCAGTGGCAAACCAGCTCGGCATCGAGATCCAATATCTTCCGGCCCGCAGCCGAGCAGAGCTTGATGGTCGGCTCAGTGAGCTTGCCAGCGGAGGGGCGGAGGCGGTCGACGTCTATCCAGATCCGGTCACGACCGGCAACCGAGAGCTGATCATCGAGGTCGCAACGGCGCGGGGTATCCCGGTGATCTCGGGATGGGCAATGTTCGCCGAAAGCGGTGCGTTGTGCACCTATGGGCCTCGGCTGAGTGACTCTTACCAGCGCACGGCCTACTACATTGATCGCATCCTCAAGGGCGCCAAACCCGCCGAGTTGCCGATTGAGCAGCCGACCGTCTTCGATCTCGTCATCAACATGAAGACGGCGAAAACACTCGGCATCGCCATCCCGTCGGCGATCCTGGCTCGCTCGGACCAGGTGATCGAATGA
- a CDS encoding MBOAT family O-acyltransferase has product MLFNSLPYILAFLPLTLAGWFWLARSSRRGGRLWLAGASLLFYGWWDWRYLALLLGSVAFNYMAGRLIAAAELKRRRLLLGGAIAVDLALLGWFKYADFFRESLAALAGTHWAPLGVALPLGISFFTFTQIAFLVDVAAGKVREADPLDYLLFVSFFPHLLAGPVLHHAEMMPQFADPRTARPSAQMISTGLTLFLIGLVKKTVLADGIAPVATLVFDATAHGGQPGMAEAWAATLAYSFELYFDFSGYSDMALGAARLFGIVLPLNFASPYQAASPIEFWRRWHMTLSRFLRDYLYISLGGNRQGRARRYLNLFLTMLLGGLWHGAAWTFVAWGAFHGLLLMLNHAWRAIATRMGLETVAASAPARLVGWALTFLAVMLGWVLFRADGFDTAGRIFAALAGHGGAFAALVPGREVWVELAALGAVAFLLPNSQSLVLGGPEAWRHLTWRPTPAWALLLALGFVVALGQMSDVSPFLYYRF; this is encoded by the coding sequence ATGCTGTTCAATTCCCTCCCCTACATCCTGGCATTCCTGCCGCTGACGCTCGCCGGCTGGTTCTGGCTCGCCCGGTCGAGCCGGCGCGGCGGGCGGCTGTGGCTCGCGGGCGCCTCGCTTCTGTTCTACGGCTGGTGGGATTGGCGCTACCTGGCGCTGCTGCTAGGCTCGGTCGCCTTCAACTATATGGCCGGCCGCCTGATCGCCGCGGCGGAGCTCAAGCGGCGGCGCTTGCTGCTGGGCGGCGCCATCGCGGTCGATCTGGCGCTGCTCGGCTGGTTCAAATATGCCGATTTCTTCCGCGAGAGCCTGGCAGCGCTCGCCGGGACCCACTGGGCGCCCTTGGGCGTGGCGCTGCCGCTCGGCATCTCGTTCTTCACCTTCACCCAGATCGCCTTCCTGGTCGACGTCGCCGCCGGCAAGGTGCGCGAGGCCGACCCGCTCGACTATCTGCTGTTTGTAAGTTTCTTCCCGCATCTCCTGGCCGGCCCGGTGCTGCATCATGCCGAGATGATGCCGCAGTTCGCCGATCCGCGGACGGCCCGGCCCAGCGCCCAGATGATCTCGACCGGCCTCACCCTGTTCCTGATCGGCCTCGTCAAGAAGACCGTGCTCGCCGACGGCATAGCACCCGTCGCGACCCTGGTGTTCGATGCGACCGCGCACGGCGGCCAGCCCGGCATGGCCGAGGCGTGGGCCGCCACCCTCGCCTACAGCTTCGAGCTTTATTTCGACTTTTCCGGCTACAGCGATATGGCGCTGGGCGCCGCGCGGCTTTTCGGCATCGTGCTGCCGCTCAATTTCGCCTCGCCCTACCAGGCGGCGAGCCCGATCGAGTTCTGGCGGCGCTGGCACATGACGCTCTCGCGCTTCCTGCGCGACTATCTCTACATCTCGCTCGGCGGCAACCGCCAGGGGCGGGCCCGGCGCTATCTGAACCTGTTCCTGACCATGCTGCTGGGCGGGCTCTGGCATGGCGCTGCCTGGACCTTCGTCGCCTGGGGTGCCTTTCACGGCCTGCTGCTGATGCTGAACCACGCCTGGCGAGCGATCGCCACGCGCATGGGCCTCGAGACGGTCGCGGCCAGCGCACCGGCGCGGTTGGTCGGCTGGGCCTTGACCTTCCTTGCGGTGATGCTGGGGTGGGTCCTGTTCCGCGCCGACGGGTTCGACACCGCCGGCCGGATCTTCGCGGCCTTGGCCGGCCACGGCGGCGCATTCGCCGCCCTCGTTCCCGGCCGGGAGGTCTGGGTCGAGCTCGCCGCGCTCGGCGCCGTCGCCTTCCTGCTGCCGAACAGCCAAAGCCTGGTGCTGGGCGGGCCCGAGGCTTGGAGGCACCTCACCTGGCGCCCGACGCCGGCCTGGGCGCTGCTGCTGGCGCTGGGCTTCGTCGTGGCGCTGGGCCAGATGTCCGACGTCAGCCCGTTCCTCTATTACCGTTTCTAA